Proteins encoded within one genomic window of Bacillus sp. F19:
- a CDS encoding UV damage repair protein UvrX, translating into MIEDYSQFPKRKILCIDMKSFYASCAAVLYGLDPLTCHLAVVGDTERQGSIVLAASPCLKKEFGIKTGSRLFEIPKDPRIHIVNAKMASFVRISTELTRLFHRYVPKDAIHTYSVDESFIQVDGVEGIWGDAWTIADKIRDDMEREFSLPCAIGIGPNMLLSKVCLDLEAKKKGIAEWTYDDVKEKLWKVTPLRKMWGIGSQVEKTLNRMGIFNVGQLARHPLEVLEKKFGIMGNQLYYHAWGVDLSEIGAPILQGQISFGKSQILMRDYPDPKEVKHVILEMCEEVARRARSHRKAGRTVSLGIGYSHDELGGGFHRSRTMRQPTNITMELYETCIALFDQFYANKTVRKISIALSNIEDDAEMQLDLFQPNREKEQILGYVMDSIRGKYGSNALLRAVSYTNAGTARHRAKLVGGHKA; encoded by the coding sequence ATGATTGAGGATTACAGTCAATTTCCAAAACGAAAAATTCTGTGCATTGACATGAAAAGCTTTTATGCAAGCTGCGCAGCGGTCCTGTATGGACTCGATCCGCTGACATGCCATTTAGCTGTTGTCGGCGATACAGAGCGGCAGGGGAGCATTGTGCTTGCAGCTTCACCTTGTCTGAAAAAGGAATTTGGCATTAAAACAGGATCTCGTTTGTTCGAAATTCCAAAAGATCCCCGCATTCACATTGTAAATGCAAAGATGGCATCCTTTGTCCGGATCTCAACCGAGCTTACGCGCCTCTTCCACCGGTACGTTCCAAAGGATGCCATCCATACGTACAGTGTGGACGAGAGCTTTATTCAAGTCGATGGAGTTGAGGGGATATGGGGAGATGCCTGGACCATTGCAGACAAAATCAGAGATGATATGGAGCGCGAATTTTCCCTCCCGTGTGCGATTGGCATCGGTCCTAATATGCTGCTCTCTAAAGTCTGCCTTGATTTGGAGGCGAAGAAAAAAGGAATTGCGGAATGGACGTACGATGATGTGAAGGAAAAGCTCTGGAAGGTCACGCCGCTCCGGAAGATGTGGGGCATCGGCAGCCAGGTTGAAAAAACGCTGAACCGAATGGGAATCTTTAATGTGGGGCAGCTTGCGCGTCATCCGCTAGAGGTGCTGGAGAAGAAATTTGGCATTATGGGAAATCAGCTCTATTATCATGCTTGGGGCGTTGACCTGTCTGAAATTGGGGCACCGATTCTGCAGGGGCAGATCAGCTTCGGCAAAAGCCAGATCTTAATGCGGGACTATCCCGACCCGAAAGAAGTGAAGCATGTCATCCTTGAGATGTGCGAGGAGGTCGCAAGAAGAGCACGCAGCCACCGGAAAGCGGGCAGAACGGTCAGCCTTGGGATCGGCTACAGTCACGATGAACTTGGAGGCGGATTTCACCGCTCCCGGACGATGCGCCAGCCGACCAATATCACAATGGAGCTTTACGAAACATGCATCGCATTATTTGATCAATTTTATGCAAATAAAACCGTCCGGAAAATTTCAATTGCTCTGTCCAATATTGAAGATGATGCCGAAATGCAGCTGGATTTGTTTCAGCCTAACCGTGAAAAAGAACAGATCCTCGGTTATGTGATGGACTCCATTCGGGGGAAATACGGCTCAAATGCCCTGCTGCGCGCTGTTTCCTATACAAACGCCGGCACCGCGAGGCACCGCGCCAAGCTTGTCGGCGGACACAAAGCTTAA
- a CDS encoding SDR family oxidoreductase, producing MNEKLKNRYVVVTGASGGIGEKMAVLVAKSGGHPILLARRSDRLAAAAEHIAKNYHVSCLYYQLDVSDLNAVQQTFDRMMNDIPQIDVLVNNAGFGIFNTVLDATLEEMKSMFEVNVFGLIACTKMVLPSMKKRNDGHIINIASQAGKLATPKSSLYAASKHAVLGFTNSLRMELLETNIHVTSVNPGPIKTDFFEIADQSGNYVKNVERFMLNPDRVSEKIVGSMLSDRREINLPGWMNAGSSFYQLMPRLFEKVAGKALSRK from the coding sequence ATGAATGAAAAACTGAAAAACCGCTACGTAGTTGTAACAGGAGCGTCGGGTGGAATTGGCGAAAAAATGGCGGTGCTCGTGGCCAAGAGCGGCGGACATCCCATTTTACTTGCCAGAAGATCGGACCGTCTGGCTGCTGCTGCGGAACACATTGCAAAAAACTACCATGTTTCGTGTCTTTACTATCAGCTCGATGTCAGTGATCTGAATGCTGTTCAGCAGACATTTGACCGGATGATGAATGACATTCCGCAAATTGATGTTCTCGTTAATAATGCCGGATTCGGTATTTTCAACACCGTTCTGGATGCTACTCTTGAGGAAATGAAATCGATGTTTGAAGTGAACGTCTTCGGCTTAATCGCATGCACAAAAATGGTGCTTCCTTCCATGAAGAAGCGAAACGATGGCCATATCATCAATATCGCTTCACAGGCAGGAAAGCTTGCCACGCCTAAATCAAGCTTGTATGCTGCTTCCAAGCATGCCGTGCTCGGGTTTACAAACAGCCTGCGGATGGAGCTTTTAGAAACGAATATTCATGTCACATCGGTTAATCCGGGCCCTATTAAAACAGACTTTTTCGAAATCGCCGACCAAAGCGGCAACTATGTAAAAAATGTGGAGCGTTTTATGCTGAATCCTGATAGGGTGTCAGAGAAGATTGTGGGCTCTATGCTCTCTGACAGGCGTGAAATTAACTTGCCCGGCTGGATGAATGCGGGCAGCAGCTTTTATCAGCTTATGCCCCGTTTGTTTGAAAAAGTGGCGGGGAAGGCGTTATCAAGGAAATAA
- a CDS encoding MBL fold metallo-hydrolase has product MKTKSDMIIKITLPTPFPVGDVNVYLVKGDRLTLIDAGPKTPEALVALNTQLEQAGYRIEDIEQVILTHHHPDHVGLLDCLPQSVDVTGHPYNAPWIMQDESFMAAQKEFFMKLFTEFGIDEQLLPYLAQFDSSMKYACKRNLTSSLREGDSVPGMDGWHVIETPGHAQTHIALYRAEDGLMFGGDHLLQHISANPLLEPPMDGGERPRPQIQFNESFKSLLKIPISNVFSGHGETVLQPHELIRYRLKKQAERAFEVRGYIKEKPMTAFEACQRLFPHLYKRQLMLTMSETVGQLDYLEALGEIKGHMEGAKKIYSC; this is encoded by the coding sequence ATGAAAACGAAATCAGATATGATCATCAAAATAACCTTGCCGACTCCTTTTCCAGTAGGAGATGTGAATGTATACCTTGTAAAAGGAGATAGGCTGACACTGATTGATGCCGGACCTAAAACACCAGAAGCCCTCGTGGCCCTGAATACTCAATTGGAGCAGGCCGGATACAGGATTGAAGATATTGAACAGGTCATCCTGACGCATCATCATCCAGATCATGTCGGTCTGCTTGATTGCCTGCCTCAATCGGTGGATGTGACCGGGCACCCATACAATGCGCCTTGGATCATGCAGGATGAGTCATTTATGGCTGCTCAAAAAGAATTCTTTATGAAACTGTTCACGGAATTTGGCATTGATGAGCAGCTGCTTCCTTATTTGGCTCAGTTTGATTCGTCGATGAAATATGCATGCAAGCGGAACTTAACATCATCTCTCAGGGAAGGAGACTCTGTTCCAGGCATGGACGGCTGGCATGTGATTGAAACCCCGGGGCATGCCCAAACGCATATCGCCCTTTATCGTGCGGAGGATGGCCTGATGTTTGGCGGCGATCATCTTCTTCAGCATATTTCGGCAAATCCGCTGCTTGAGCCTCCAATGGATGGGGGAGAGCGGCCAAGACCTCAGATCCAATTTAATGAATCATTTAAATCCCTGCTGAAAATTCCAATTTCAAACGTATTTTCAGGGCATGGGGAAACGGTGCTGCAGCCGCATGAACTCATTCGCTATCGCTTGAAAAAACAGGCGGAACGTGCATTTGAAGTGCGCGGCTATATAAAAGAAAAACCGATGACAGCATTTGAAGCTTGTCAGAGGCTCTTTCCGCATCTTTATAAAAGACAATTGATGCTCACAATGTCGGAAACGGTCGGACAGCTGGATTATTTAGAGGCATTGGGAGAAATTAAAGGGCATATGGAGGGAGCAAAGAAAATTTATTCTTGCTGA
- the proC gene encoding pyrroline-5-carboxylate reductase gives MQMKHIAFVGAGSMAEAIINGLISGGVCLPEHIKVTNRSSIERLDFLNQAYGVSVTKNKQETVEGASIIILAMKPKDVKAGIESIRDYVDSSQVIISVLAGISSATIRELLGKELSIIRAMPNTSAAIQRSATALACNSAVTADQLKQATGLFEAIGTVTRVLEHQLDAVTGLSGSGPAYVYYIAEALEKAAAETGLEKETAKALIAQTLLGAAEMLLNSEKEPALLRKEVTSPGGTTEAGLKKLEEHGVSEAIAACIKRATERSHELREIFSKNGLKEHT, from the coding sequence ATTCAAATGAAACACATCGCATTTGTAGGTGCAGGATCAATGGCAGAGGCCATCATTAACGGATTAATCAGCGGCGGTGTCTGCCTCCCTGAACATATAAAAGTCACAAATCGCTCAAGCATAGAAAGGCTGGACTTTCTCAATCAAGCTTACGGAGTGTCGGTTACAAAAAACAAACAGGAAACTGTTGAAGGTGCTTCCATTATTATCCTTGCAATGAAACCAAAAGATGTTAAAGCAGGAATCGAAAGCATCAGGGATTACGTGGACAGCAGTCAGGTCATTATTTCCGTTCTCGCAGGCATTTCGAGTGCAACCATCCGGGAGCTTTTAGGAAAAGAGCTGTCCATTATCCGGGCGATGCCAAATACATCTGCTGCGATTCAGAGATCGGCAACAGCCCTTGCATGCAATTCAGCGGTAACAGCGGATCAGCTGAAGCAGGCAACCGGGCTTTTTGAAGCAATCGGGACCGTTACCCGTGTTTTAGAACATCAGCTGGATGCTGTAACAGGTCTTTCCGGAAGCGGTCCTGCTTACGTTTATTACATCGCAGAAGCGCTTGAAAAAGCAGCCGCAGAAACCGGCCTTGAAAAAGAGACAGCGAAAGCATTGATTGCGCAGACCCTGCTCGGGGCAGCAGAAATGCTGCTGAATTCAGAAAAAGAGCCTGCGCTGCTCCGAAAAGAGGTCACAAGTCCTGGCGGCACAACTGAGGCTGGCTTGAAAAAGCTTGAGGAGCATGGAGTCAGCGAAGCGATTGCTGCCTGTATTAAAAGAGCGACAGAGCGTTCACATGAACTTAGAGAGATATTTTCAAAAAATGGATTAAAGGAGCATACTTAA
- a CDS encoding NUDIX domain-containing protein yields MFVVNVEGAVFKDDSWLIIKRSMTEEHAAGQLSLAGGKVEQEGPSSSILERTLKREIGEETGIEICDDMCYVHSTSFVSDDGTQVVDVVFLCEYKSGTPYAKCEEEVSSAAWMTFEEIMAKEDSPPWLKKSIQLSNSLKLKKETGQIL; encoded by the coding sequence ATGTTTGTTGTGAATGTTGAAGGAGCTGTTTTTAAAGATGACAGCTGGCTGATTATTAAAAGAAGCATGACGGAAGAACATGCAGCAGGTCAGCTTTCCCTCGCAGGCGGAAAAGTGGAACAGGAAGGGCCTTCCTCAAGTATTTTAGAACGGACGCTGAAACGTGAAATCGGGGAAGAAACCGGAATTGAAATATGTGATGACATGTGTTATGTGCACAGCACCTCTTTCGTATCTGATGATGGAACCCAAGTGGTTGATGTTGTTTTTTTGTGTGAATATAAGAGCGGCACACCTTATGCAAAATGCGAAGAAGAGGTATCATCCGCTGCCTGGATGACATTTGAAGAGATCATGGCGAAGGAAGATTCTCCGCCTTGGCTTAAAAAAAGCATTCAGCTCTCTAACTCTTTGAAACTGAAAAAAGAGACTGGCCAGATCCTTTAA
- a CDS encoding M20/M25/M40 family metallo-hydrolase, whose translation MNSKWQSKQQLTELLTGLVNLASITGSKDEIALAQHLYYVLNDFPYFKENPDFLQLHPLSDGRYFLTALVKSKKQTDETVLLLSHFDVVDVKDYGHLQHLAFHPHELTKELLNSADLLPPHVKEDIETGDWLFGRGTMDMKAGLTVQLGMLERAMEGDFEGNLLLLTVPDEEVNSAGMLGAVPVLKDLKNQFNLSYRACVNSEPMFSRYPNDENYYVYSGSIGKVLAGFYCSGVETHVGEPFSGLNANLMVSELNRLLELNERYSEIVDDEVTPPPMNLMQKDLKEEYSVQIPHEAVTLFNILTMKRSMLELHDMLLKTAVEAAENIERFYDEKASRYSQSVTYTPASCQVTVMSYDDLLEYAVKKVGEAEVNRHIHYLKANRGALDDRHFTNKIVSGLSGLCKELAPLIVVFYSPPFYPSVSSKEDDFIQGILSEVQSYAKDQFQISLKNQQYFAGLSDLSFLQIRESEESIRELTANMPIYGDHYQLPLEEIKALNIPVLNVGPFGKDPHKWTERLHLPYSFETCPKLLSFTLKRIFEKK comes from the coding sequence ATGAATTCAAAATGGCAATCAAAACAGCAGTTGACGGAACTTTTAACAGGCCTAGTGAACCTTGCAAGCATTACAGGATCAAAAGATGAGATTGCACTTGCCCAGCATCTTTATTATGTACTGAATGATTTTCCTTATTTTAAAGAGAATCCTGATTTTCTTCAGCTGCATCCGCTGTCTGATGGACGGTATTTTCTGACTGCGCTTGTAAAAAGCAAGAAGCAGACAGACGAAACCGTTCTTTTATTGAGTCATTTTGATGTTGTTGATGTGAAAGATTATGGTCACCTGCAGCATTTAGCGTTCCATCCTCACGAATTAACGAAGGAGCTGCTGAATTCAGCGGATCTGCTGCCTCCTCATGTAAAAGAAGATATTGAAACAGGCGACTGGCTGTTTGGCCGGGGCACAATGGATATGAAAGCGGGTCTGACCGTACAGCTTGGAATGCTTGAACGAGCAATGGAAGGGGATTTTGAAGGGAATCTTCTTTTGCTGACCGTTCCTGATGAAGAAGTGAATTCTGCCGGTATGCTTGGCGCGGTACCTGTTTTGAAAGATCTGAAAAACCAGTTTAACCTTTCATACCGGGCATGCGTAAACTCAGAACCAATGTTCTCGAGATATCCAAACGATGAGAATTATTATGTATACAGCGGTTCAATCGGCAAAGTGCTTGCGGGATTTTACTGCAGCGGAGTTGAGACCCATGTTGGGGAGCCTTTTTCAGGATTAAACGCAAACCTGATGGTATCAGAGCTTAACAGGCTGCTTGAACTGAACGAACGCTACAGCGAAATAGTGGATGACGAAGTTACACCTCCGCCGATGAATTTGATGCAAAAGGATTTAAAGGAAGAGTATTCGGTGCAAATTCCGCATGAAGCCGTTACGCTTTTTAATATTTTAACAATGAAACGCAGCATGCTTGAGCTGCATGATATGCTTTTGAAAACAGCAGTGGAAGCGGCAGAAAATATTGAGCGCTTCTATGACGAGAAAGCAAGCCGCTACAGCCAGTCTGTCACATATACACCAGCGTCCTGTCAAGTCACCGTCATGTCCTATGATGACCTGCTGGAATACGCCGTGAAGAAAGTCGGAGAGGCTGAAGTGAACCGGCATATTCATTATTTAAAAGCCAATCGCGGAGCTCTGGATGACCGTCATTTCACAAATAAAATTGTCTCTGGCTTATCCGGCTTGTGCAAGGAGCTGGCGCCTTTGATTGTTGTTTTTTACAGTCCGCCTTTTTATCCATCTGTTTCTTCAAAAGAGGATGATTTTATACAAGGAATTCTTTCAGAGGTTCAAAGCTATGCGAAGGATCAGTTTCAGATTTCACTCAAGAATCAGCAATATTTTGCCGGACTTTCAGATTTAAGCTTCCTGCAGATCAGAGAAAGCGAAGAATCCATCCGTGAGCTGACTGCCAACATGCCGATTTACGGGGACCATTATCAGCTTCCTCTTGAGGAAATCAAAGCCCTGAACATCCCTGTTTTAAATGTCGGGCCATTCGGCAAGGATCCTCACAAATGGACGGAGCGTCTGCATCTCCCTTATTCTTTTGAAACGTGTCCAAAGCTGCTTTCTTTTACACTGAAGAGGATTTTTGAGAAGAAATAG
- the namA gene encoding NADPH dehydrogenase NamA — MKNHLFTPYTVKNVTLKNRIVMSPMCMYSSHREGGMVEDFHMTHYISRAVGGAGLIMIEATSVTPQGRISPQDLGIWNEEHIDGLAKLVDGMKQYGAKTAIQLAHAGRKAVLEGEIISPSALAFNEKMKTPAAMTKEQISETIQAFKDGANRAKKAGFDIIEIHGAHGYLINQFLSPLSNKRTDEYGGSKENRCRFLHEVIEAVKDEWDGPLFVRVSATDYHPEGLDVEDYVEFSTWMKEQGVDLIDVSSGALVPADIKVFPGYQVKFAERIREGAGIDTGAVGLITSGIQADEILGNERADLIFLARALLRDPYWPRTAALELGAEIEAPKQYAREW, encoded by the coding sequence ATGAAAAATCATTTATTCACACCATATACCGTAAAAAATGTCACACTGAAAAATCGCATAGTGATGTCTCCAATGTGTATGTATTCTTCCCATCGCGAAGGCGGCATGGTCGAAGATTTTCACATGACACACTATATCAGCCGGGCAGTCGGCGGTGCTGGACTGATCATGATAGAAGCAACATCTGTCACTCCTCAAGGAAGAATCTCCCCTCAGGATTTAGGGATTTGGAACGAAGAACATATAGATGGACTTGCAAAGCTTGTGGACGGCATGAAGCAATACGGGGCGAAAACAGCCATCCAGCTTGCACATGCGGGACGAAAGGCTGTTTTAGAAGGTGAAATCATTTCGCCTTCAGCACTTGCTTTTAATGAAAAAATGAAAACACCCGCTGCAATGACGAAGGAACAGATTTCTGAAACCATTCAAGCATTTAAGGACGGGGCGAACCGCGCTAAAAAAGCGGGATTCGATATAATTGAAATTCACGGGGCGCATGGTTATCTAATCAATCAATTCCTGTCCCCTCTGTCAAATAAACGGACAGATGAATATGGCGGAAGCAAAGAAAACCGCTGCCGTTTCCTGCATGAAGTGATAGAAGCAGTAAAAGATGAATGGGATGGTCCATTGTTTGTCAGGGTATCCGCAACAGACTATCATCCTGAAGGATTAGACGTAGAAGATTATGTGGAATTCAGCACCTGGATGAAGGAACAGGGCGTTGATTTAATTGATGTAAGCTCAGGGGCTTTAGTGCCTGCTGATATAAAAGTTTTCCCTGGATATCAAGTGAAATTTGCCGAGCGCATCCGGGAAGGAGCAGGCATTGACACTGGTGCGGTCGGACTCATCACATCAGGAATCCAGGCAGATGAGATTCTCGGAAACGAACGTGCGGATTTGATTTTCCTTGCACGCGCACTTCTGCGTGATCCATATTGGCCTCGGACAGCAGCACTTGAGCTCGGGGCGGAAATTGAAGCTCCGAAGCAATATGCACGGGAATGGTAA